aagccttagctatatcaaaggtactataggaacacaagcatgaaaaagcgctctgtgtacctctagctacttcacgacaatcgagattatattttctttgtttccaattgatacctactatcagggggcatgtgattcagtaatgggggtagctctgagatgtatgctttgcacaataagtttcccgggcttttgtgggagttatgaggagatacacggatggtccagagccactacgtagacttcattgtaaaacatcacgtgaatcacttccgtttccaatccctctttactctatctatggttagaGCTAGTGGCATGCAAAAGTGACTCTTGTAGCAGCATTCTAACTGAGCTTTGAGGTTACCGCCCACTAGCACTTGGGATTACTCATTTtatgcttagccacaccctaaagctaaataccagtggaacaaaaccagacgaggtcggacatcacttgaactttcactaattatgaccttttaatcacattccaggccaaattgcttttcgtttttgctgacttaGCAGTAGCGTCTACTGTACTTCTGCTAGTCTCTATtttagccgccctctaaaagttgggcggcctaaTCACAAGTATATGTTatagagggcgactgattTATGAGACAATATTTCTGCACGGTTTTTgtcgctgaatctgttgacagctagttgtgtttggtgtctatgatggttactggacctaaccctatcagcacataatagcCATACTAGCTAGATCCGCCTAGATCTAGTCAtgttctactgctgagtcagcaaaaacgaaaagcaatttggcctggaatgtcattaaaaggttataattagtgaaagttcaagtgatgtccgacctcctctggaacAAAACCCAGATTGgagtggtgcccaaccctacgCAGTTGGTTGAAATCCGCCCAACTAGTTTGGGCCTGGGTACAACTAGATCTAGTTTGCACATTAAATTCAAAAAACTAGAGAAGGTCTACCATGTACCATACATCTGACATCTAGTaaaaaaatcattaatttaaTAAATATATATTAATATAATGGGATTGAATTTGCATTCTAAGAAGCTAGAAGTAAAAGAAACAACTGACCTTTACATAGTAGTGTATTGGAGTGGTTTATGAGAAGAAGAAGGATTGCAACGATCTCCAATATGTTCACACTTGTCATGTTCTAGTCATAGATATGTTCTAGTTCTGCGTTCTGTTAATTTCAGTTTCACCGGCTTTTAATTTTGTTGATGTCCAGTGCAGGGAGAACACACCTTCTTCAAAATAACGCTACGCCCCTTCATAGATGCAGAAGGCAAGGATGGCATGGCCTCCACTATCTATAGCTATGGCATGGCAGTGATGTGAACAGTGAATCTAGGATCAAGGAGTACACTTATATTACCAGACTGTACTATACCCGTAACCGTACAGTACAAGTGGTTGGGATGGATTGTGAAGATGTGCAAGCACTAAAATTAGACCACCACCGCTTGTGTGAAGAGTTGGCCCACTGCAAGGTTCACCAAaagtgttgtgtgcatgtctgtTGTTTGATTGGGGGTGTGTCAGCATTATATATCCCTCTAATCCCTCTAATCATGATGAAGATGACCTATTCGAAGCTTAACATGACATGCTTTGTCGGTTGATATCTTAAAATGAATCCATTTACGTCTAGTCTCTCACCCAACTTCTGGAAGTTTATATAAGATACTGCTCAGTACTACCGTTTTGATTCGATACGTGCATGCACTTTATTTGAATTGTCTTGATTCAGGCCGACAAAGAATTCGTGTGGTCGCTATGGAAACAGTTGCAAAAGGAGTCTCCTGATCTGACTGCAGCTGTTGATATGGTCACCACAAGGTACGTGCACGTAATTCCTGATGAGATGACtcacaagcataattattatactagctCTCACCGTATTTAACAACAGGTACCCTAGACAATTTTCTGATCTCTAAATGCAGTGACTACTGCGTTGCCACTTTTTTTATGTCCCATCGTAAATAGTGGTTAAAATATAGccacctagcctcgattctaggccATTTGAAACAATATTAagcagcctggaatcgaggctagtagagTATTAACGTCGACCAACCTTCAATTAGATTCAACTCTCTAAATACACGACACAAGGACTTCAACCTCCCTCGAACCAAATTTGAAGGGCGACTTCTTAAATTTATAATGGCCAATTGGCCTGCACGTTTTATGAATTACAACACTTTTTTACCTTTATTTCAACCTCGTTGGACGTGAAAGACATCTCTTTCTGTCAGTTGTTGTATAAATAGTACTGCATGCCATGAAGACAAGCTTAAATTTGCTGGCAGCTACGTACGTACTGTTTTCTTTGCAGAGAAAAGTTAAAGCGAGAACAAGAAGGCAAAGAAATTGTTCTGTTAATGTCAGGAAAGGATGAGGAAATTTCATCTCTGAGAAAGGTGCTTCTTgacacatatacatgcatgtactgtactgatgtCTGTGGTGTTCTAACAGAGTATAGAGGACAGTGTTCAGAAGGAAACTCATGTCTCATCGCagtaagtacatgtgtacattgcATACTTTTAGTACGCCATCGaactacataattatcgtatttgctacatccattATTCCACAGACTACAAGCGGCTGAGTCAAAGTATGTCTCAGCTCTAGAAGAAGTTAAAAGTCTGCAGGCAGCTGTACAACAACAACTGGCGTCCAATAGAGAGGTGTTGATACTCCGTGTCATGTGATTTGTTGTGCTTGATAATTCACAACTACAGTAGAACGGGATACGTACATGTTTTTGTACAATTTACTAATGTACATGTCACCTTTACCATGATTATTGTTGTGTACAGATGATGGCAGTAAATGTCGCTCTGAGGAAGAAATGTTCCACTCTGGAGAAGTCTGAACAAGACGGTACATCGTTATAATAgttattgtattgtacatgtacaacactacTGTGAGGAAACCGCTCATAGTGATATTTTTCGGCTCGTTATAATTATCGATTACTGAGTGACTGAACTTTTGAGAGTTGACCCTTATACAGCAGCAGATTGTTTGCACAACACAGAGGAAAAACTGTCTGGAGAAGACTCAATGCTGGCCAAGAGAGTGAGAGCAGTGGAGGCAGAGCTGGCTGAGTCAGAGCAGAGGGTGGCCACTTTATCTTCTGCTGTGAGTTTGAGTTACTGGCTTGCAgtgctttaataattattgtgcagtTGTCTGTGAATGAAAACAGATACAAGCATGTGCAAAATGAACTTTCTAAAACAAATAATATTAATCGAGAGCAAAAGGAGAAGCTCAAACTAAGGTACTAGTACGTTTTTACATAcgtacattacatgtatgatatatacacacaacttAACGTATTCTATGTTATTAGCAGGCTTGTACGGTAGAGCCTCCAAGTGTGGAGCAACAATCCTgtccttcataattattattattgaggTGGCCTCGGGTCGCTtgtgcttatacatgtacatgtgcacacactGCAGAGAGTGCAGTATAATTTTAGACTCCCTATTCGATGCTCTACATGCAGACATAATAATCATTTTGTGAGTATAATTTTGGTCGGACAGAATCTTGTGTACATCTGCAGCCAGAAGGAGCTTCAAAAACTGAGGAGCACTCACCGTGAGGAGGAGAAGAGCCAAAGGAAATCAGAGGTGTGTGATGACAAAGTGGTGGTGATGCTTGAGAGAACAGAGGTTGAGCTCTTTGAGGCAAAGTCTCAGTTGAAAGTAAAGGTgagtgctagctagctagtacttACATTTGAGTTTAGATCATTAATTATGGACAATGCATTGTACGTAAGcagacactgtacatgtatatggaaGAATTCTGGTGTTTCAGAGTTGGATTAACTGCCTACGTACGGTGCTTTGAGCCACAccaagggaaaatatttacatCTACCAAATAGCATTTGCCTTGCTCCTACTTTTTACACAGTGTCAAATATGTTATCCGATTCACAAGTTGATTCATTAAGACaactcctccccctcccccacacactcccTATGTAAAGGCGGAAGAGCTGCAGTGCCTTCGTTGCTCGCATGATAAACGTTTGGAGCGAATGAAGTGGCTAAAGACAAACTACAACCTGGCTGTGGAGCAGATTAAAACCTATGAAACCAAAAGGCAagtattatacatacatgtacatcgtGACAATGTTATAATACATATTGTAAGGCTATCTATAGGCTCATGCGCTAAATTTACACCTTGAAGGAgttagatgtacatgtaggtgtacaTATATTTACTGTCCGTATAAGCTGTGAGTTTAAAtcaagtgtacatgtacacctgaACCAttacacatacattgtacattgtacatgtacgtatgcaaAAATGTATCGTGGGAAGGTAATTTTTGAGGGACTAAAATTAGTGAATTTTGTCGATTAATGTGTTGATGGTACGAAGCATTATATACTAATGTAGTTTTGGGCTGCCATTTATTAACTGGCCTGACTCAACAAACAATCTGTACCTTTAATTATTGATATCTCCCCAGCAGTCCTAGAGATGTGCGTAGAACTGAACGTAGACGGAGACACTCTGAGAGTGCTCTCAAGCATGAAGACAGTCGACTAGTATGGAATGAGTTAACACAGTACAAGTCGCTCTGTCAGCAAATGGAACATGACCTGTGAGTGTTTGAGAGTTTAATGCCATACTGTGTCATTAAATGGTACAATGTATAATCAAGGGCgcatgaagagaagagggcatgcaactacaatctatccTATTACAAATGGGCGGGGGTTTATGTCTAAAAATAGTATTGCAGTGCACTTTATACTCTTTATTCCCTAGTGGGCGGTGGCTAAATCATGgctaaatatacatgtagcatatcctgctgactcatcaataatatgacgcatacacagtatacattgtgagttgcatgccctcttctcttcatacgcccttggtataattatgtagttttgGCGGAGCCGCTGTGATTAAAGATTAAAGTTGTAGCCACCTTTGTAGAgacatgtacattatattgAAAcatcgtaataattataattattatgttcctTCTGATACTAACATTCACTAAAAGTTCCCATTGTAACTTGAAAAGTTGTTATTTATAAGGAGGGTAACTTTCACTTCACTGCATATAAGAGTTCTGCTTGAGGAGGAGAGAGACGTTTTACTGACAAAATGCTCCCGGAACCAGACCACCATCTTTGAGTTGAGAGCCTGTCTGCAACACGAGAAAGATGGTGATGTgataagtatacatgtacagtacgtacaataattatatcacataGTGTGCTTTTGAATTTGAAGAAtgtgctacgtacatgtatagttttaTGTGCAaataaataattttatgattgactgtacatgtacatgtagatcttgAGAGGAAGGTTGCAGCAATTGCAATGCTTGAAGGCTCTGTTGAGAGTTTCACTCTTCAAGAACAACAGGTACGTATGTagtacattgtacgtacatgtacacgtactagTGTATATACAGCTTATCACCTGCTTGCTAATAATTACTGTTTTGTGTACATAGACCATCAGGTCATGTGGGTGCATACATATTTTTATGCACCCACCATCATTTTTATAATCATTGCGTATGAAATGCTGCTACTTATACTTGTATAGGTTGATGAGCTACAGCACTGTGTGGATTGCCTGGAAACAGAAAAGAAGCAGCTTTTAACAAAAAACATGTATGCgacgtacatgtgcatgtgcatataataGCCTACATAGCTGTCTTCATTGTACACCTAATAAATGCCAACTGCTCTTACACTTGTATACAGCAATGAAAGGGCTACTTgttcatgtacgtacactgtacatgtattctatATCAGTTTTGCTTTTTCTCCTGTCACTAGTGTTCTGGAGAAGCAGTGTGCTGTGTTCTATCAGGAGAGGATTGCTTTAGAATCCACCATTATACAAATGCAACACGAGCTCTCACGGAAGAACATCAAAGGATTGTGCAAAGCTACTATGACTGAAGCAGCTCTACACTCCCCCTCAACTGACTGCAATCAGTCACCTACCAAATACCAACCTTCTTCAAAAACTAAGCTTTCATTCCCCACACCACAGTCAAAAGTTATACAACCCTCCCATTCTCAATCTAAGCCCCTGTTAAACACTTCTTCACCGACTCGATCTAGACCCATGCACCAAAAGAAACTAAGTTCCCATCATCAAAGATCCCATTCAGACGGTGACACATTGCCACAGCAGCACAAGCAGCCTCAGTGGATTGCGAAGGACTCCGAGAGATCAACAAATAGCACAACACCATACGTGTTGACAGTTACTACACCTCACCAAACTGCCAGTGGCAGGACACAAAAAGAGAGGAGGGGTGTGTGTCGTGATGTGCAGACTTCCTCCACTCAGACAAGAGATCTGGGTCCTCACAAATGTGCTGCGCAGAGCAAGGTTAAGAGGCTAGAGCAAAGACTGCAGAGTGTCCTGAATAAGGTATTATCTACGTATTCGTATGTAAATGTATGTACAGAGCATTATTATGAAGAAATCAACAATCTATTTCCATAAATTAATTGTAATGTCTGACTCAATACGAACTGGTGTTTTGTTTAAATGTTGAGTTTTGTAATTGTTGAGTACCATCCATTTGACATTCTACTGAACCAGTGCTGAAATGCAAATAACTTGAAATACGATCACTTTCGTACAACTGTTCGATTGTTGTCGgctgtatgtgcatgcatggctatactATACAAAATTAACGTTATAAAATTGCTGTAATTATTCTAGCTGGCTGATGAGAGCCTGGCTAGGACGTCCCTAATTCAGTCACTGAGAGAACAGACCAGTATGAGAGAGAGGTGCAAAGAAGAGATCCGGGAGATGGGACAGAAAATTCAAGGATACAGGGTCTCCCTTAAGGTTCATACTCTTAACACCATTGTCTAGTGTTGATTTCATTTCCCTGTGAAAACGTCATTTTCATAACatagaatacatgtacaagaatcATGGCGCACGCATGATTATACGTATTGAGATtctacaatcataattattgataagtAAATCTTTTACAATGTATAGGTTGCTGAAAGTGAGAGAAATGAAGGGAAACTGAGTATTAAGAAGCTTGAAGATAAAGTGAGGCTCCTGGAATCATCAAGCACAATGTCTATGGGGCAAGTAGAGGGGCACATAAAAAGCCTTGAAAAAGAAAAGAAGGTACAGAATTTAACACTCCGTCTAGAGTATTCTGCTATTAATTTTGCTACACGCATGTAGGTGTGGTGTGGGGCTTGGCTTATTTTTGTTAGCCTAAGAATTCTATTTACAGTATAAATCCCTTAGCTATACGCTTAATTCATTGGACTACTACTTGTGTGTGACCTTAAAGAGTGTGAtgaaaatacatgtacaacatgtACAGCTGTACACATAGTACATGAATTTTGTAGAACCTGGCCTACTGAGATACATCAGGAGTGTGCACGTATTCTTTTACTTTATATGCGAATGTCAAATACGTACATATATTTTTCTTAGGAACTGCAGGATAAGCATTCTGAGTTGAGAAGCTCCTCACAGTTTCTACAACAAGCCCTTCAATCAAAGGACTATGCCATTGCACAGGCCAAGAAAACGTAGGTTAAAACATAGACTTTTGGTCTTACATGTGTAGAACTAAGGTTATAATGTGCCCATGCAGCTTCCCTTCAATTGACATGAATCCCTATGGGGACAattgacatacatgtacgaagTCATATATCATATTTTTTGCAATATGGATGAAGTTGTCATGATACACGTGACGTACATGGATACATTACAGCAGTTACTCATCTCTCTCTCACAGTCAGGAGAAGACAGACAGAGACTTGAGGCAAAAGAGGCAGCTAATTGAAGACCACCAGAGGAAACTGAAACTGGCTCAAAGCAGCAATACTGCCAAAGAAGATAAAATAGTGAGGATAATTGCCATGTTGTTTGTGGTGCATTGACTGTATTGCTCGTTCTAGCATTACATCTTAATAGTCATACATGAATTGCTTTTTGTTACATAGGGAAGTCTTACTCAAGAGTTAGACAAAGTAACCAAACTGGTTTCACAAGACAAGCAAAAGGTGTGTTTATACTAATGGTGAAAGTAACTCAAAGCCCCTTTTACACGAAACCTAATGTGGGTCGAGTCTGGATCAGGCCCGTTTACACGAAtacgaatataattataggtttctCGTGTAAATGGGGCTTAATTAATCGTCCATAATAATCACCCACGGTTTGCTAGGCAttaacacatgtatatacataaacGCCTCATGCGATACAGACATTGCATAAAAagttctacatgtacaatgtactgcTACACTAATGGCGTACGTTGTGAAGGGACAGTTTGCTTCTAGAGTACATTTAATGAAGGCATACAATGTTGATTTACAGATGCAGCTGTTACGAGCTCAACTCTCCCAACAAGCGTTGGACAAGGACAAGCTGGTATCATTGCTCGAGAGGTGTCAAGAGGAACTGGATGGAAGTGTAAGACACGTATTGTACTGTTATTGTGGCTTGGGTTTCTCTATATATTCAGAGCTGTAATGATATCGAGACCAGGCTTCTAAAAGGGTATATCCATCTTGGAATACATGCAATAATGAtgaatagcataattatgattcgtTCGTTAACTGGCTTCATGCACTTCACAGATTCAGCAGATGGTTACTAGCAGAGACCAAGGAGAGAGGAAGCTCAAAGCTGCCAATGAATGCCTTCGCTCTGCTCAACGTGATCTTGACGTTGCTAGGGAGAAGGTGGTGACAGTGAAGTGTGAACTCCAAGCGACCAAGGAAGTTGTTAATGAATTCAAGCTGGCTATCCAGGTAAGTGTGTTTTTAAATCTATGTTAAAAAAtttgtacaaataataattatacacatttgtacatgtacatggttcTTATAAACAAAAGTCAATGTAGCTTCGTTCCAAGTTCCTTTTgtagtgttgtacatgtatgtatgtaggaGAATATGATTTGTACGCACATTCATTTAAAGCTGTTCCAAGAAGCACTCACTCTTCCTTCCCAGATGCTGGCTGATGAACTTGAAGCCAAGTATTCAAAACAGAAAGAGGCCGCATCTGAACTGCATGTACCAATGTTAGGTAGTGGTCCCTCAGCTCGTGTCAGACAAATAGCCCAGGCTGCCCTCAGGCTGTCTGATGAGGACATTGATGACCTGTTCTGTGACACGCTGCATACTCACAGCCaggtacatataattataaaagtaCAATGTGCTAATTGTGCAATGATCTGTCAAAACACTCTTCCAATAAGTTTATAGTCTATACTACAAACtatcgtaataattatgaataccTTTGCATTGTCATACATGTGTAAGCAAGCGTTACAACAGTGCAGCCTCTGCGTAAAATATTTAAAAGCATTAACTTGCATCACTGTACGTCACAAAAATATATTTTTTTTATCACATGACAggtaatttttgagggtcAATATTTCGCATAATTTTAATATTTAGCCAGTTTTTTATGTAttgaacatgcatgttcaCGGTTTAAAATGTTGTGGCTTGGTTGAAATCCAGGAAAATATTAGCCCTTGAAAagtacccgctatacagtgtACAGCCACGatttgactgcatgtgtgcgtgggtgCATGTCTTgatcgatataattatacatacataattatagaaacccAACTTGGATGGAAACGGGAAAACTTCCCTTTTTTTGAGTATCTTACAAGCAACTGCTGATTTTAAGGTATGTGTAATTATAGACATGTGCATGGACCACTTACAATGTAAATCTTTACAATCCCATGATAGTATGAACGTTAGGAAACGGACTACAGTAGGTTCGATCGATGCACTCACTGCCCCACCAACACCACCAACCTTTTTGTGGTTAGATATTATTTTGCTTATCAAAACTGTTGCTACTAAAAATTAGTATGACTTCAGAAGCTATTTATAGAGACCCGGCCACAATTCAGGGTTATAAATACCAAAGGGctgtacgtatatacagtagCACAATAAATTGTtgttttaattataattatagctttctaATGCATACGTTTCACCTTATCTCCATGTAGCCTCCATTTACGAGAGAACTAACTTCACAGATAATGACAAAGCTTTGTTAATTTGAAACTGAATATGTTCATAATCATGTATCATCAACAAATTATATTACGATGTTTCAGGCAAAGT
The Halichondria panicea chromosome 14, odHalPani1.1, whole genome shotgun sequence DNA segment above includes these coding regions:
- the LOC135348064 gene encoding centlein-like isoform X1; translation: MDCEDVQALKLDHHRLCEELAHCKADKEFVWSLWKQLQKESPDLTAAVDMVTTREKLKREQEGKEIVLLMSGKDEEISSLRKSIEDSVQKETHVSSQLQAAESKYVSALEEVKSLQAAVQQQLASNREMMAVNVALRKKCSTLEKSEQDAADCLHNTEEKLSGEDSMLAKRVRAVEAELAESEQRVATLSSALSVNENRYKHVQNELSKTNNINREQKEKLKLSQKELQKLRSTHREEEKSQRKSEVCDDKVVVMLERTEVELFEAKSQLKVKAEELQCLRCSHDKRLERMKWLKTNYNLAVEQIKTYETKSSPRDVRRTERRRRHSESALKHEDSRLVWNELTQYKSLCQQMEHDLVLLEEERDVLLTKCSRNQTTIFELRACLQHEKDDLERKVAAIAMLEGSVESFTLQEQQVDELQHCVDCLETEKKQLLTKNIVLEKQCAVFYQERIALESTIIQMQHELSRKNIKGLCKATMTEAALHSPSTDCNQSPTKYQPSSKTKLSFPTPQSKVIQPSHSQSKPLLNTSSPTRSRPMHQKKLSSHHQRSHSDGDTLPQQHKQPQWIAKDSERSTNSTTPYVLTVTTPHQTASGRTQKERRGVCRDVQTSSTQTRDLGPHKCAAQSKVKRLEQRLQSVLNKLADESLARTSLIQSLREQTSMRERCKEEIREMGQKIQGYRVSLKVAESERNEGKLSIKKLEDKVRLLESSSTMSMGQVEGHIKSLEKEKKELQDKHSELRSSSQFLQQALQSKDYAIAQAKKTQEKTDRDLRQKRQLIEDHQRKLKLAQSSNTAKEDKIGSLTQELDKVTKLVSQDKQKMQLLRAQLSQQALDKDKLVSLLERCQEELDGSIQQMVTSRDQGERKLKAANECLRSAQRDLDVAREKVVTVKCELQATKEVVNEFKLAIQMLADELEAKYSKQKEAASELHVPMLGSGPSARVRQIAQAALRLSDEDIDDLFCDTLHTHSQKPNLDGNGKTSLFLSILQATADFKPPFTRELTSQIMTKLC
- the LOC135348064 gene encoding centlein-like isoform X2, whose product is MDCEDVQALKLDHHRLCEELAHCKADKEFVWSLWKQLQKESPDLTAAVDMVTTREKLKREQEGKEIVLLMSGKDEEISSLRKSIEDSVQKETHVSSQLQAAESKYVSALEEVKSLQAAVQQQLASNREMMAVNVALRKKCSTLEKSEQDAADCLHNTEEKLSGEDSMLAKRVRAVEAELAESEQRVATLSSALSVNENRYKHVQNELSKTNNINREQKEKLKLSQKELQKLRSTHREEEKSQRKSEVCDDKVVVMLERTEVELFEAKSQLKVKAEELQCLRCSHDKRLERMKWLKTNYNLAVEQIKTYETKSPRDVRRTERRRRHSESALKHEDSRLVWNELTQYKSLCQQMEHDLVLLEEERDVLLTKCSRNQTTIFELRACLQHEKDDLERKVAAIAMLEGSVESFTLQEQQVDELQHCVDCLETEKKQLLTKNIVLEKQCAVFYQERIALESTIIQMQHELSRKNIKGLCKATMTEAALHSPSTDCNQSPTKYQPSSKTKLSFPTPQSKVIQPSHSQSKPLLNTSSPTRSRPMHQKKLSSHHQRSHSDGDTLPQQHKQPQWIAKDSERSTNSTTPYVLTVTTPHQTASGRTQKERRGVCRDVQTSSTQTRDLGPHKCAAQSKVKRLEQRLQSVLNKLADESLARTSLIQSLREQTSMRERCKEEIREMGQKIQGYRVSLKVAESERNEGKLSIKKLEDKVRLLESSSTMSMGQVEGHIKSLEKEKKELQDKHSELRSSSQFLQQALQSKDYAIAQAKKTQEKTDRDLRQKRQLIEDHQRKLKLAQSSNTAKEDKIGSLTQELDKVTKLVSQDKQKMQLLRAQLSQQALDKDKLVSLLERCQEELDGSIQQMVTSRDQGERKLKAANECLRSAQRDLDVAREKVVTVKCELQATKEVVNEFKLAIQMLADELEAKYSKQKEAASELHVPMLGSGPSARVRQIAQAALRLSDEDIDDLFCDTLHTHSQKPNLDGNGKTSLFLSILQATADFKPPFTRELTSQIMTKLC
- the LOC135348064 gene encoding centlein-like isoform X3, coding for MDCEDVQALKLDHHRLCEELAHCKADKEFVWSLWKQLQKESPDLTAAVDMVTTREKLKREQEGKEIVLLMSGKDEEISSLRKSIEDSVQKETHVSSQLQAAESKYVSALEEVKSLQAAVQQQLASNREMMAVNVALRKKCSTLEKSEQDADCLHNTEEKLSGEDSMLAKRVRAVEAELAESEQRVATLSSALSVNENRYKHVQNELSKTNNINREQKEKLKLSQKELQKLRSTHREEEKSQRKSEVCDDKVVVMLERTEVELFEAKSQLKVKAEELQCLRCSHDKRLERMKWLKTNYNLAVEQIKTYETKSSPRDVRRTERRRRHSESALKHEDSRLVWNELTQYKSLCQQMEHDLVLLEEERDVLLTKCSRNQTTIFELRACLQHEKDDLERKVAAIAMLEGSVESFTLQEQQVDELQHCVDCLETEKKQLLTKNIVLEKQCAVFYQERIALESTIIQMQHELSRKNIKGLCKATMTEAALHSPSTDCNQSPTKYQPSSKTKLSFPTPQSKVIQPSHSQSKPLLNTSSPTRSRPMHQKKLSSHHQRSHSDGDTLPQQHKQPQWIAKDSERSTNSTTPYVLTVTTPHQTASGRTQKERRGVCRDVQTSSTQTRDLGPHKCAAQSKVKRLEQRLQSVLNKLADESLARTSLIQSLREQTSMRERCKEEIREMGQKIQGYRVSLKVAESERNEGKLSIKKLEDKVRLLESSSTMSMGQVEGHIKSLEKEKKELQDKHSELRSSSQFLQQALQSKDYAIAQAKKTQEKTDRDLRQKRQLIEDHQRKLKLAQSSNTAKEDKIGSLTQELDKVTKLVSQDKQKMQLLRAQLSQQALDKDKLVSLLERCQEELDGSIQQMVTSRDQGERKLKAANECLRSAQRDLDVAREKVVTVKCELQATKEVVNEFKLAIQMLADELEAKYSKQKEAASELHVPMLGSGPSARVRQIAQAALRLSDEDIDDLFCDTLHTHSQKPNLDGNGKTSLFLSILQATADFKPPFTRELTSQIMTKLC